The Pangasianodon hypophthalmus isolate fPanHyp1 chromosome 13, fPanHyp1.pri, whole genome shotgun sequence genome includes a window with the following:
- the LOC113528388 gene encoding LOW QUALITY PROTEIN: myeloid-associated differentiation marker-like protein 2 (The sequence of the model RefSeq protein was modified relative to this genomic sequence to represent the inferred CDS: deleted 2 bases in 1 codon): MWRQSNSESKKSCLNPYRLHQEDLLMDPYGGHYLNREAVLSVLGMARMCQLILGCTTMALVTHSAGYSATYGTFCMFVWCFCFAMTLMIFVLDVVRLHGCVPISWDNFTVAFAMLATLMYITASVVYPVYFLSSDCPAEGCEVRNYRIAVTVCSSICSLAYGAEVLLTRAKPGHVVGYMATMSGLLKVVQAFIACIIFGALANDSEYHRHIPTQYCVVVYSLCFAITVVVVVLTVSGRTVILRLPFDRFVITYTFLAVLLYMSAAVVWPVFSFDKKYGSPGRPDDCPQGKCPWDSKLVVAVFTFANMVLYFIDLLYSQRIRFVSQSAA; the protein is encoded by the exons ATGTGGAGGCAGAGTAACTCTGAGTCT AAGAAGAGCTGTTTAAATCCATACAGACTGCACCAGGAGGATCTGCTCATGGATCCCTATGGAGGCCACTACCTGAACCGAGAGGCAGTGCTGTCTGTGCTGGGTATGGCTCGCATGTGCCAGCTGATATTGGGCTGCACCACCATGGCTTTGGTGACTCACAGCGCAGGCTACAGTGCCACCTATGGCACCTTCTGCATGTTTGTGTGGTGCTTCTGTTTCGCCATGACATTGATGATCTTCGTGCTTGATGTGGTTCGCCTGCATGGCTGCGTGCCCATCTCCTGGGACAATTTCACTGTGGCCTTTGCCATGCTCGCCACATTAATGTACATTACAGCTTCCGTTGTGTACCCTGTGTACTTCCTCAGCAGTGACTGCCCGGCTGAAGGCTGTGAAGTGCGCAACTACCGCATTGCTGTTACTGTGTGCTCCAGCATCTGTTCTCTTGCCTATGGTGCCGAGGTCCTCCTCACACGGGCCAAGCCAGGCCATGTGGTGGGCTACATGGCCACCATGTCAGGCCTGCTCAAGGTAGTTCAGGCCTTCATTGCTTGTATCATCTTTGGTGCTCTGGCAAACGACAGTGAGTACCATCGCCACATTCCCACGCAGTACTGTGTAGTGGTCTACAGTCTGTGCTTTGCCATcacagtggtggtggtggtccTGACTGTCTCAGGGAGGACGGTAATTTTGAGGCTGCCCTTTGACCGCTTTGTGATTACATACACCTTCCTGGCAGTCCTGCTGTACATGAGTGCTGCTGTGGTGTGGCCTGTCTTCAGttttgataaaaagtatggctcTCCTGGACGACCAGATGATTGTCCCCAGGGAAAATGCCCATGGGATAGCAAGCTGGTGGTGGCAGTATTCACCTTTGCCAACATGGTGCTCTACTTCATTGATCTACTGTACTCTCAGAGGATCCGATTTGTCTCACAGTCAGCAGCCTAA